A genomic segment from Paramixta manurensis encodes:
- a CDS encoding amino acid ABC transporter ATP-binding protein: protein MAEAIALRKVTKRFSGVTILNEVNLDMPAGSVTVILGPSGSGKSTLLRCINHLEKLDGGTIRIGGEIIGYRQKGQALHELNSRDIARQRAEIGMVFQQFNLFPHRTVLQNIIDAPMRVKKHSRQQATDKALALLKQVGLAGREDEWPQNLSGGQQQRVAIARALAMDPGVMLFDEPTSALDPELVGEVLQVIKQLAHSGITMVIVTHEIGFAREVADNIVFMEGGKIVAAGPTAEVLNDPENGRVRNFIATVL from the coding sequence ATGGCTGAAGCGATTGCATTACGTAAGGTGACCAAGCGTTTCTCCGGCGTCACCATTCTCAATGAAGTCAACCTCGATATGCCGGCCGGTTCGGTTACTGTTATCCTCGGGCCGTCAGGTTCGGGAAAATCTACGCTGCTGCGTTGCATTAATCATCTGGAAAAACTGGATGGCGGAACCATTCGCATCGGCGGTGAAATTATTGGTTATCGGCAGAAAGGGCAGGCGCTGCATGAGCTGAACAGCCGTGATATTGCCCGCCAACGCGCCGAAATTGGTATGGTGTTTCAGCAGTTCAATCTGTTTCCGCACCGCACTGTGCTGCAGAACATCATTGACGCGCCTATGCGGGTCAAAAAGCACAGCCGCCAGCAGGCCACTGACAAAGCGCTGGCGTTGCTAAAGCAGGTGGGGTTAGCGGGGCGTGAAGATGAGTGGCCGCAGAATCTGTCCGGTGGGCAGCAACAGCGCGTCGCGATTGCGCGGGCATTGGCAATGGATCCCGGTGTGATGTTATTTGATGAACCGACATCGGCGCTCGATCCGGAACTGGTGGGAGAAGTGCTGCAGGTGATTAAGCAGTTAGCGCACTCCGGTATCACGATGGTGATCGTCACCCATGAAATTGGCTTTGCGCGGGAAGTGGCTGACAATATTGTGTTTATGGAAGGCGGCAAAATTGTGGCGGCGGGGCCAACCGCTGAGGTACTTAATGACCCTGAAAATGGGCGGGTCAGAAACTTTATTGCAACGGTGCTTTAA